ATTTAAAATACTTTTGTGTTTGTTTTCATAGGCCATTTACAACAAACTGGAAAATTTGAGCACCACGGCGGGGTACGCACGCGGTAGTCGACCATTCATTTACCAGGATGTGCAAGATATGGGCTCGGGAGGAACAAGGAAGAGCGAATACACTCCGATGGGATTCGTTACGGAATATCGCTTCGCGTTCGACATAGGGGACATCATGTTCAAGCGGAAACCGTTCCATTACATGGTCAATCTTGGAACGAGATTGGGTTACATTCCGAGGGAAAAATCGATTGTTTTTGTCGACGATCCTGCGCTACAGAGACTGTCGGATTCGGTTGAAAACCCGAAAATAGTTACGTTCAGAAACAAGCGACTGTATGGAATCGCTTTGGCATTTATTTTGGCCCATCGCTACGGCACTCCACGGATTATGAGCTCGTTTGATTACAAGCACTCGAATAGTGGACCCCCGAGTGACGCAACGGGAAAGATCTCTCCGGTTGTGGTGGATGGGAATGATCAGTGCGCCGGTGGTTGGATTTGCGAGCACCGATGGAATGTGGTTAAAAAGATGATGAAATTCAGGGCAGCAGTGTTGGGCCAACCCGTGATCAACTGGGTGGACAATGGCCAGAATCAGGTGGCCTTCTGTCGGGGGAAGGTCGGTTTCGTTGCATTCAATGCGGAAATTTCAATCTCTATGAAGGCAAATTTATTCACATGTTTAAAGCCGGGGACGTATTGCGACATTGTGAGCGGGAAAGTTGATGGGGGCAAGTGCTCTGGAACGAGCGTGACTGTGGATGTCGATGGGAGGGCCGATATCTTCATTTCGAGTAAGCTGAATGAACCATTCATTGCGCTGCTGGCAAGCGAGAAAATAGCCTAAACCAGTAACGCTTCAATTAATCATTAATTACTCTCTGCACTGtcataattgaaataaaacacatgaATACAACTGCTGAACGTTGTGATATCTGTTATCTATTCAGGCTGTTTGAAGAAGGAGACATCTAAATCAACTAGGGTAACCCACCATTTCTGCGAAATTATTTTATCACTGCAGTCTTCCATAATCAGTGTTTTATTGGTGCTGAGATTCACTGCCAAGCATTTACCATGCTTTACGCTTCTCAATTGACCACTTTCCGTCAGGTGTTCCCAGGCTTGATTCCCTCGGCTCCGATGGCATCCGAACACGGCGATTGTGGATCCAGTATAGTCCAGACAGTGTTTGTAGCTATTCAGTTCCTGGTAATAATTGTGCGTCCAATACTGATTGGATTGTTTGTGATTGCAGGGAGCCAGCGAAGCCGAGTTTGATGTCGCGTCGTAGTGAAGACATGTCTCATTGCCCAGGGCTCGATTTTTAACCTGTAAAAAGCAACAGTTGTGAGAGTTTTTTCAGTCGACCTTTCCGTAAAACAACCTCTCCATGGAAAGCGCCTTTCACAAGAGGGTTCCTCATCTCCGGGAATGCATTTTCGATGTAATATCGAAATGTTTTGCATTTCGCTTTTCGTCGAACTTCCTTTCTGGCCGAAACGTCCCCCAGCTCATCCTCGGGATATTTTGGAATCCCAtagatgtcgaaaatcacctGCTTATACTCATCCATCCACACTTCGGCTAGACGCAGCGAGTTCGCCCTCACCACATCCTTCTTGGTCTGAGTCAGATACGGATGACCGGTCTTTTGGATGTGTGCGACCCTTGAGCAGGGAACTGTCACCATTTTTCCACCGCAGATCCAGCTCTTCATCGACAGCTCGATATTTTCAATCCCGTAGATGTCGAACCCTTCGTCGTACCATCCGAGCCGCTCGAAGAATGCCCTGCTGATCGAAAACAGTCCGCCAGCCATCGCTGGCGTATCGAATGGCTCCATTTTGTCCTTCGGTTGATGAATCCGGCTCCAGCGTCCCCACCAGCCAAAGTTGAGATCCCAATCGTACGCTCCGTAATATGATGGTGCGTTCTCCGTGCGCAGATGCATGTCATGTTCGTCGATCCAATCGATCGTGGGGATGGCGATGGTGGTCCAGTTGCGGACCACCGAGTCCAGCAAGGCCTCCAGCCAACCTGTGAATGAAGGTTACCATGCGTTAGACTACAGtcacaacacaaacacaatgtTATACCAACTGTACACTCGACGTGGGCATCGAGGAATGTGATGACCGGTGCCGTTGAGTTTCGTGCTCCAAGCAGTCTAGCCCGGATCAACCCCTGCCTTTCGGATGCTCGTAAAATACGTACCTTCGATAGCGACCGAACGTAATCATCCAGCTGAGTTTTAGTGTGAGCTGCGTAATTATAGAAATCCATAAACACCTCACTAAACCCGTCTATCACTCGTCAAATGAGCACTCACGAAGATAAGAGAAATCATCCACCAAAATAATCTCCTTCACGAGTTTGGGAGGGGTTCGATCCAGAATCGAATGAACAGTTCGCACTAGCACCGACCACGCCTCATTATAAAACACAATCACAATCGAAGTCTTGGGCAGATCGCTCCGGAACCGACCCGGTTCCTTGCACCAGTTATCCCGCACATCCGGTAGTCTCCTCCGAACCGACATCAAGTCGGAGAGGTACTGATTGAGCCCTTGGGTGTCATAACCGCGCTTGATAAGTGCAGCTATCTCAGAATTATTTCGACCAACAGTGACGGCCACTCCCATATCACCCGGAGGGGCAGCTATCCGTGGATCCAATGTGGGTGAAACATAGACAAAATCCTCCGTGGATTGTGCCGAACCATTGGTCCACGGTTCGACTCTGGTCGCGTCATAGTTCGCTTGTTCCGCTATAAGTTCCTGCTGAAAAATCGATATCTCCCAGCTGGAACTGTACAGCGTGATGACACCCAAAACGCTCACAACCGAAAACAGCACGCACAGAAGTAGCTTCTTGTTGAACACCTAATGcgaaaatcaattattcaaCCAAACAGAACCCAATCATTTGCCACAGGTGATTCAGCGCCAATTACCCGTTTCATACTTGGAGGGCTCGAGTCGAACTGAGTGAATAAGCCTGTCGACAGCCTGAATTGGACAGTCGACAACTATCGTTTGACGCGCGGAAGGTTTGTTTGAAGATAACGGCAGACAGCAGACAGTGATGAAACGAGCGATATATCTGAGTAAGCAAGCAATGTGTGACAGCCCCGAACTTGCAATGCGCGCTTGTGCCTCAATGCCATTTGAAGACGTCGGCCGGTACTTGGTAGTGGGAAAGGGGTAAGCGTCATGAAGCGGCCCTAAGCCTTGTCCGGCACCACGCTTCACGAGTGAGTTTGGATCAAAACTCAAGCTGCGATAAGATTTTGTTGGGGGTTTATGGGCTGCAAAAATACTGTTGTATCTTTGTTTTCCTAGTTATCGCGTTATATTTTCAATGGAAACAAGTTCGAACTCGCCACTAGAGATGTACACGTTTTTCTActttcatcaaaaatatattatctAATAAAAGTTAAGCTTCCGCTgatttaataattatattttattaattatatCTTATCCGAGGAATTGCCAGAAATGTCTTCTTGAGGCTTTTAACTGGCGCACAGTTACGAGTTGTAGAGTTACTTGTTATACAGTGCTCTTCATATTGATACGACCATATTTGGATATCCTGTCGAATGCAGCTAACCTAAATGAATGATAACACAAATGCATTGAAACAACTCAAACCAGATCATTACCCTGTCCTTCGACAAAAGGGGTGAACAAGTACAAGgacaaattttgaaatttgaaaaaccgTTTTGCTGACAAATTATCCGCAGAATATCTATaatcaaaaatgaatgaaatctgCTCTGCATTTTTATCAAATTCCAATCTTGCCGCACTTTACGAgtactccgtatttatcaataagagaccaatttttttgacgtagaactacgtctttcattaaggctgtcaaatcagaaaacaggtcacgtttttatgaaataaagttaacgttaataactatttttgccgcgaacggattttagcgatttacatactaaacgaatcggaaattccgtaagatttgtttaatatgccatacattagaatcccctggttagtaaatggttaaaattcatgaaaactttaagtgtttctattttcccatacatttgttctgtccatttgagtgctttcccgaacagagctatcaataacgagcaacttatcgacgaccaacggaggggaaatcgttggatttaaaggctccgtgaacaaagcaaaagaagaagaatgaaggggaatacttgcctagagtataaacagtggatctcgctgaggcaaactttcattcggcatcggactgttgagtaatccagttcactttgctttcgctgcgcttcgatctaagattggaccccaccagtggtaatccaacttggaaatcgtcgtttgatttttctgttcgtttttcgcgttattcgtatcgtgcgGACGCTTCgtgtagtgtgcgatgagcaagaagaggaggaaggcaggctcgagccctgcaaaaaacgaacgcattgccaggggcaataaaatttcgaggtaagcgtcatctaatgatgcacgcggtgttggtgcagtgaaaagcgctcgcactgaaccgagccttcgcgaatgtgacaccgcaccgaacaacagcgaagtaggcgatttcggcgcgtcggtcgaaaatgtaaacgcccaggcagcaaccaaaatcaagctccccccgctggtggtgaaggcggtcgctcttgacaaactcaacagcgaattcgcatcgatgggtgttacagcagagtacaag
The Toxorhynchites rutilus septentrionalis strain SRP chromosome 2, ASM2978413v1, whole genome shotgun sequence genome window above contains:
- the LOC129770605 gene encoding alpha-amylase A-like, which codes for MTLPCALKCLCFMAIHWRPLVVEAQFDPYFAKGASGIVQLFEWRFADIEAECLRYLGPNKFGAVQVAPVNEVRIMTNRSWHEWYEPVSYRIAGRSGDEMQFRSMVQACNGAGVRVFVEVVLNHMAGGSGPVRGTGGSVAYPDSRSYPEAPYSAADFHDACAIIDEGDPHEVRNCQVDNLPDLNQGLARVRQRMVDFMNKLIAMGVAGFYVQAAKYMWPHDLKAIYNKLENLSTTAGYARGSRPFIYQDVQDMGSGGTRKSEYTPMGFVTEYRFAFDIGDIMFKRKPFHYMVNLGTRLGYIPREKSIVFVDDPALQRLSDSVENPKIVTFRNKRLYGIALAFILAHRYGTPRIMSSFDYKHSNSGPPSDATGKISPVVVDGNDQCAGGWICEHRWNVVKKMMKFRAAVLGQPVINWVDNGQNQVAFCRGKVGFVAFNAEISISMKANLFTCLKPGTYCDIVSGKVDGGKCSGTSVTVDVDGRADIFISSKLNEPFIALLASEKIA
- the LOC129770604 gene encoding putative polypeptide N-acetylgalactosaminyltransferase 9, producing MKRVFNKKLLLCVLFSVVSVLGVITLYSSSWEISIFQQELIAEQANYDATRVEPWTNGSAQSTEDFVYVSPTLDPRIAAPPGDMGVAVTVGRNNSEIAALIKRGYDTQGLNQYLSDLMSVRRRLPDVRDNWCKEPGRFRSDLPKTSIVIVFYNEAWSVLVRTVHSILDRTPPKLVKEIILVDDFSYLPHTKTQLDDYVRSLSKVRILRASERQGLIRARLLGARNSTAPVITFLDAHVECTVGWLEALLDSVVRNWTTIAIPTIDWIDEHDMHLRTENAPSYYGAYDWDLNFGWWGRWSRIHQPKDKMEPFDTPAMAGGLFSISRAFFERLGWYDEGFDIYGIENIELSMKSWICGGKMVTVPCSRVAHIQKTGHPYLTQTKKDVVRANSLRLAEVWMDEYKQVIFDIYGIPKYPEDELGDVSARKEVRRKAKCKTFRYYIENAFPEMRNPLVKGAFHGEVKNRALGNETCLHYDATSNSASLAPCNHKQSNQYWTHNYYQELNSYKHCLDYTGSTIAVFGCHRSRGNQAWEHLTESGQLRSVKHGKCLAVNLSTNKTLIMEDCSDKIISQKWWVTLVDLDVSFFKQPE